From Danio aesculapii chromosome 9, fDanAes4.1, whole genome shotgun sequence:
tggccatttcaataaaaaataataattaaaacataataataataataataataataataataataataataataataataataatacaataataattaaatctgCAGAATTTTCTAGCCTCTTtggttaaaaaaagtaaatattaaaattcctggatatcaacaacagcctaaatatattaatattaatttaatatggtctgcttctggtgcttcacacctttttattgctcatttttatttcagaaataaggtccaagatttagaataaagttacctgtaaaatgttttctctgtttaaaaacaatacagtagtgaaagacgacttctcttacatcagattatagtcccactgaagcaacagccgacagaggatttcgtttggtcttaaagcctttttcgatggattattttcattacttatgatggcatagcagtcaaaataggacaaaagagctcatgtatgggacaaattctggtccTATGTCAGTgagggtgggtcttccgaacccctCTGGCTAAAGGCCTGATAagttagaacatgttttatgcttatagtaaacatgttttaatagaaTTGTGGCTGTAAAAGCTCACCTACAGGTGTTTCAGGCGCAGGGGAGATTTTCTCcaggtcataatttattttatttatattaatttatgaatgattatacctgtccagtttcatctggaatgcatcccagatcaccctctgaagtggtttgagcgatcggatatctgatcagaataaaacgaatgaaatgaccaaacagcctcataaacacacactgtaaaaaataaaatcaccatttgttcagcacattgtactttttctgtcatatatactaagaattgtgaataactactgatctacataaaaatatatgttatgtcaATAATATCTGCTAAAATGTTATGACTACATGCTTAACAGAGTTTTCTGGACAtacatttttgtgttgaacaggtgttgatatttaaataaattgcgCATGCGTGACGCGAAGATCGAAAACGGCGCCAACCCTCCCCCATTTTGACCATTCGTTTTGCTCTTTATCGTCATTTTGTCTTGGTGCCATATCGGACTTCACGTATATTTCGACTCTTCGGTGAACTAAACATTACCACGTTCCTGTAGGTGAGTAACAACACTTTTTAACACTAATTCTATGCATGCGATGAATTGTACTATTTTCACAACCTGACGGTTTGTTAGTAGCGACGAGAATTATTGCATATTCTTAAGTTACATATCCAGTGGGCAATTCATGTGGCCTATAGTTTCAGCTCTCATAAATGTTTACGTGTATTCATGACATTCAGTGGCGGATTTAAGAATAGTCAATCGCCCAGGGAGGCATGGAGACCCCGCGCGACATCCTTTCCGCACTTCACTTTCGAGAGGGCGGCATGAGCACCGTGAGGTCGGCACGGTCGTCGTTTGCCTAGAGCTTTCCAAGCTATTACTTGGAAAAATATAACGGAAACTGCTTTTCTGTGCCgtttaagtttaaaatgtttgatgTTAACACTAAATTTACATCATTATGCTTAGCTATTTGTCACTTATAAAACATGGCTTATGGGACCATAGTACTGACACATTTACGTTAGGGAATTCAgacgttttgtttgtttttaggtgaAACGTTTTCATTTCTCTGGCGAGTTTTCACATTTTTCTCATTTAACGTGCTTCTCCCTCTGTGCCCACGAGCTTATGTGACACAcctagtgatgggtcgttcttgaacgattcgttcattttgcacgaatcttttgtatgactcaaaAACGAGGAGTCCTCTGGGAGTAGTTCACTcgcgcatgcgcacatttgtgcaggtggagaaaattagttcatttttcgagtcctctatcggttttgagtcattcgttcatcaagTGAAAGACAGAAGGCAATCATGCCGTCAGAGCCGGAAAAATTTTGAaattatctctcgagtcctcggcgttgagtcatctctctttacatgctgtcacgtgaTAAACGAACGAGTCAAAAATCAGAAGACTCGAAAGTTGAACTAATGGCTCCTTTCGGCTCAGACAGTGCTTTGGTTAATCTTATATGGGTCTCTCTGTGTGACGTAAACGaaccactcaaatttgaagacctgttAGAAGAGCTGAGCTGACATAATTATAGACAAAAGACCAGCTAAACAAACCATTATTTCCTTTTTCTTATAGCATTcaagttatgacttgtttgtagtgtgatcaacgtctgggctagttgtagatgcgTTTGAAAGCAACTTgtatcattttaataatgttttggcaaattgaacgaaatgactcgaaaaaagatttgttcatttcaacgaacgagactcaaaggtccgagTCAGTTATTTGATCCAAACTTCTCTTCACTAAGAGCGAGTAAGAGACCGTTAATTGTACTTATAAATTTGTGACGCATACATAAAGCACGGACAATATTCAGATTATATTAGATAAAGTAATATGTAAATGTAGtctatatttttctatttataaaatattgcttaaaacgTTATTTAATACTGTCAAATTAATATAAATGGTCCCTATTAGGTTTAAAATAGTCTtaattattactatatattattaataactataTTACATTACTTGTGGACTCCTCTGTATACATCAATATCATATATTGATATCAGTATCATTGTCTGCTCCCAAACGAGTTTCATGTTAAAATATGAGGGCATAAACTTGAAAAATGTTTAAAGCTTTTAAATGTGTagctttttcatatatattttcacaaaaattatatttaatataaagttgTGATTTACCAATACAAGGTTATAACTGCTTATTTCTTTTTTCAGGACGATCATCTCAAGAGTTCATGCAGTGTAAAAACTGCAAATTCAGCACTTCACGTGAAGATATCCTTCTGAAGCACTATCAGCTACATCATCATAAAATTTCCAACTGGCCCTGCCTTTACACGGAGTGTGTTTGTGCTTTTAAAACTGCAGGTGCTTTACGATCCCACTTATCTAAATCACACCACAACACTGATATAGTCAGCCGAGATCTTTCAACATTTAATTGTGGACTATGTGAATTTCATGAGATTTGTACTGAAAAAAGATTTTTCCTTCACCTACAAAATCATCTGAAACGTAAAGAAACAATTCAGTGTCCCTTTAAAGGATGTGGATTTAAAACAAACAACCGCCCAACCTTTAGCTCGCATAAAAGCAGGAATCATAGAAATCAAACATTAAATGACAGACAGTCTCAGATAGTCTCAGATAGTCTCAGAGTCTCAGAAGGTTTTTGTACAACACAGAACACAAGTGAATTCGATGAAGGGGATATAATAGAGTCTGTTGAAGATGTAAATGTTCATACACTTGAACGAAAGATTGCCTCACTTTTATTGTGTATGCAAACTGTTTTACATGTCTCAAAAAGTGCTACTCAGACAATTTTTGAGGAACTTAAAAGTATTTTGTTGTTCTCAAAATCTCATGCACTTCATACAATAGAATCGATTGTAACAAAGCACAATATTAACATTGAAAGTGTTGTAATCAAAGAAATTGCAGATTCTGTTTTCCTAACAAATCCACTTTTTGCATCAATTTCTGAAAAGGGTACTTTGTCTACTGACTATAAAcgaaatcaatattttaaaaagaactttTTTGTAATCGAACCTACTGAATATCTTTATGAGCGTTCTCATAAAGAAGTTTTTGTTCATGTTCCAGTCATTCGGTTGCTTGAAACCTTGTTAAATCAAGACAGCTTTTTAAATAACATTGAATTCACACATAAACATCTCCCTGGACAATACAGCTCATTTCAAGATGGAAAGTACTACAGGGAAAGTGGATTTGTTACAGATGATGATGTTAAACTAAGTTTAGCCTTTTATGTGGATGAGTTTGAAATTTGCAACCCTCTTGGGACATCTCGGAAAATTCATAAAATCACTGCTGTGTACTGGGTGGTCTTAAATTTACCTGCAAATTTAAGATCTACTTTATCATCAATCCAGTTAGCTGTTTTAGGAAaaagtgttgatgttaaaaaaTTTGGATTTGACAAATTTCTTGAACCTTTGATAAAAGAGTTAAAATCTCTGGAGCACGAAGGTTTGTTTGTGGAAGCTTTAGGACGTTATATAAAGCCAACGGTATTCTGTGTGTGTGCCGATAATCTTGGAGCACATGGTCTTGCTGGGTTTCAGGAAAATTTCAATGTAGAAAAATTCTGTCGATTCTGTTTGATTAGTCGTGATCAGATCTCAACTGTAAAACCTTGTGACTTTCCGTTGAGAACTGTGGATCAACATGATTTATTTGTAGAACAGCTTAAGCAGAGTGCTATTCAGAGTGTTAATGGTATAAAGAGTGAGTGTGCATTGAGCAAACACTTAAGATACTTTCATCCTGTAACTGGATTTCCCCCGGACATTTTACATGATTTCTTTGAAGGGGTCATCCCTGCGGAATTATCTTTGTGCCTCAGAGACTTGATTTCCAAAGGTTTCATTACTCTTGAAGGAGTAAATCACTCCATTAGAACATTTCCTTACAAGTACTCCGACAGGGTCAACAAACCAAAGACAATTCTAAAAACAGGCCTTGCTAAAGGATCAATCGGAGGAAATGGACACGAAAATTGGACGTTATTGCGCTTACTTCCTCTGATGATTGGGGATCGTATCCCAGAGCATGAGCCATCATGGGACATATTAATGGACCTAAAAGAAATTGTTGAGATTGTTTTGTCAAACAGTCTCTCTGATGAAACTCTGTGTTACTTGTCATTTAAATTGTCTGACCACCGCTTGCTTCTTATTTCCACTTTTCCGGACTATGCATTAAAGCCTAAGCATCACTTTATCGAACACTACCCAGAACTAACTAAATGTTTTGGACCTTTAGTGACTTTGTGGACCATGAGATTTGAGTCTAAGCACTCTTTCTTCAAGAAGGTTGCGCGTGATGCCCACAACATGAAAAATGTACTTCTCACTCTTTCCATGAAACATCAACAAATGATTGCATACCATTTGGATGCACAAAGCCTTTTAAAGTCAGACTTGCATGTTGACAAGTTGGATGTGGTTAGCACATCATTGTTGGATGCAACCCTGAGGCATGCTGTACAAATAAAGTTCCCACAGTTGCACACCGTGTCACTGTCCAGAGACGTTTGTCTTCATGGAACTAGATATGCCCAGAACATGATCATATCGGCAGGACACTGCAATGGACAGCCTGAGTTCTTCAGAATTGAATACATGTTGATCCATTCTGCCAAAGTGTCCTTTATAACAAAAAGGGTTTCTGCCTGGTATTTAGAACATTTGAGATCTTATGAACTTGTTGAAAGCCACTATGCTGACATGGTTATCTTTGACTCTGGTGACCTAAATGGCTATCACCCATTAATTCCATACAGTGTGGGATCAAAAGTGTTCGTGACCCTGAGGACCTATTTGCAGCATTAAATGTCCTTTACAATGGTATGTACCACATTAactaacaaatttatttatttattgcttaaatTTAGTAATTAAAATTGCCTTCTTGcttatttacagcctttgctacTACGAGTCATCATTTCCTCCACTGAAGCCCGGCGAGTCCAGCTTCCTGAAGTGCCTGAATCAGTGGAATCTCTCATCAATATTCTTCAAGAGAAGCTGCAAATACAAGGACAGTTTTCCCTTAAGTTTGAGGATGCTGATTTTGGCAATGCACTTTGTAACCTGTCTGACATCTCAGAATTGCCAAGTGAAAAAGCAGTCTTGCATATTCAGTGGTGCAAGTCATCAGCTTATGAAACCAGTAGCCTTCCATCAGTTTCATCACTTGATACTGCTAGTCTCGACTCCTCTGAAGAATCCTTGCCAAGCACTTCAGGCTCTATGCAAAACTATTTACGCACTGCTTCAGAATGGCCCTCGCCATTTCCCATACCAGCGCTGTCATTTGATGTGGAGCTAAAACTAAGACGAGGAAACGAggcatttgaaaaaacaaaaataggCATTGATGTGACTAGAGACATGAAAATAGAGATTCTTGACAAAATAGTGCAGACAGTTTTTGACATTAAGGCGTACCCTGACAATCAGGAAATTGAATCCATTGCATCTGCATTGGTTTTCAAATATCCTTGCCTTAAGGAGCCTGGCAAAGGAAAGGGTTTTGAGGGGTGGTTGATTAGCATCAAGAACAAGCTAAACAATTATAGGGCAAAGTTGCGAGAGGCAGGTTGCAATGAAGTAATTGTTAACAGGAAGCGAAACGATGGTGCCAGTGGTCGGAGGAGTTTCACTCTGAAAAAGGCAAAGCGTGGAGAAGTCAATCATGTACCGGAACATCCATGCAACCACACTGACACTTCACTTGAAGAGCAAAGAATTATTTTGGTAGAGGAAACCAAAAAGGCAAGAAGAGACATGGCAACCATAAGTGAAAAAATGGAACTAACATTTTCCCTTAGAAGAAAAGAAATGGTCCAAGAGCAGCCAATGATTGTAGAGGTTCAGGAGAGGTGGCCTGCACTCTTTTTCCAAGAACAGGTaaagagaattttttttctttcttattaggCTTTAAGTTCACAGTATGCATTATGCTGTTTACAGAAAAATTGATTACTGTAAATCTGGTTGGTTTGTTTTAAAAAGATCTGTGAGGAATTTTTCCGCATCACCAACAAAGACCTTCTAGGAGTCTTCATGGCAGCCACTGACAAGTACACACCAAAGCTTCTGAAGTTATACAGAGCCAGAAAAGGAGCGTTTGGACATGAAATGGAAGAGCTCCTGGAAAGACTTGATGAAAGGGCAAGTTAATAATTTTCATTGTTTACTTGTTTTTGATCTATGTAGTTGATGATATATCAGTTTTCACACTGTGACTTTTTGGTTgtatcttttttatgtttttgcagACAACAGAAATTGTTAATCACAGAAGGACGGCTGCTTTGGAGGGCCTGCCTTTGTTTCTTCGAGAGAAACAAACTAACCTTTTCAAGATATGTAAAGTAGGTATCAAACACTATAAATGGTTTAAAGCTTGAGTGTCCAAACTTGCTTCTGCATGGCTGGTGTCTTGAAAAGTTGAGCGCCAATCTATTTGGAGCTTTCATGAAAACCTTGAGTAGCTGggctaaaatgtttaatttatatatcATTAACAGAAATTACAATTCTTCTGACCTTATTTACTTATAAACTTATCTTGTAAATTTTAAGATTCACAAGtatcttatttttaaaagtttgataTCAGGTTCCATcaggtttattattttttttaactgaatgattaactttattataattatttaaatgtgtgaGAGTGTGCTAATTGTCATAGCCgtataataaacaagtaattgctaaaattatttaatctgtttaatcgcaattatttattttacaattaatcaCCTAAATTTCATAAGCATGACAGCCCTACTTGCAATATAATATCTTGCTTGTTTGTAGATCAAGCACTCTAATGACTTTCTATGCTCAAATATTCTTATTGTGCTTTCACAGGAAACTGAAGATGGAACAAAGGGCGTATCAGTTGGCATTCTCTATGTTACGGACGATGACACCCGGGCAGCATCACCAGTGATCCAGAACATTGCTGTTGTACTGGAAGAGGTTGTTGTTTTGGAAGACATTCCAGATACCTCAAGTGCTGTGGCATACCTTTTTGGCCTTCTTTATGCACTCAACTTTTCCTATCCCAAAGAACTCCGGTACACTTTTGACACACTTCAGAATGTTTTCATGGAGCTTGGGACTGGATGTACACAACGTGTGCTTTCTCTTAAAAACAAGATGTTAAACTAAtactgtaaacagtgttgtgtCAATGGTCTGATGTTACAAAGACCTAATGTACAATTTGAGTACTAAATCTGATCCATGAGAGCCACTGTTTAGGCACTGTGTTCAGttaaatgggtaacactttataataactacatgctatgaatcatttgttaagcattagcaaatagttcattATTTGGTAAGTATTAATtctaatagacattagtaagcactttataaatacagctacaaatgctctattctttaattgtaattaattgtattttaatacttTGTTAATGGATCATTTTTTCATTAGATAAGTATTGCaacatttacaaaccagttatttaggaatagttggtgttttttttttagatcattcagaatgtgtaagtacATTATTAACAAACTATTCAAACATTCATAGatcttattcaggcatatactaatagttaatttatatgtttataaatgctttattaagtcaacttcatccagttttgtgacctaacgTAAGGACtacttatgctttataaatcccttataaatgacaagtaatggctctgttatattctaaacaaaaaaagaaaaaaatactttattcatttctatttatttaaagatacacaaatgaaactatcaaatgaaagaataaatctttaaaaccttatctaaaataaagttactgtacagtttaaactttgctaaataacactgaaatgttgtaatatatattgttaaattaatatattgttgttttatcctattttattcaattgtatttattgctaattgtattttgacatgtctgttattcggcaatgtttaaactttacggtaattttatttttttatataagattgcaaacatttattgttcatttgatactgagcctttaattgtcatttatgaggcatttataaagcataaatagtcctcactttagattaggtcacaaaacaggatgaagttgagttaataaagcatttaataacataaaaattaactattactatatgcttgaataataagatatataaatgtttatttgaatagtttattaatcatttactaactcattctgaataatcttaaaaccaccaactactcttaaatacttatggtttgtaaataatgcaaaactgaatttactaaggaacaattaataaatagcaaattatgaaaatacaatcattaagcacattatgagCTTATAACAGcttttgtatatgtatttataaagtgcttactaacatctaataatgtagagttgatgcttaacaggtaatgaattaactatttgttaatgctttgataatgattcatagtgtatagttattataaagtgttaccgttaaaggttttaaaattaaaaggtttagattttaatatttgaattttTCAAGACACCCAAGCACTTAACTTTTGTTTTGGTTAGAATGTTTTTGGAAACTGGTGTCCAAATCAACCTTTTTCAGCATAAAAGCATTCAAAGCAAATTTTGTTTGTGttaaatgcaatgtttaaactgttcatttctgtgctgtttttaaatttttaggtTAAAATGTTAAAGCTAGCATATGTGCCTACAAATTAGCAGAAAAGTCTGTATACTGCAAAGTTTGTGATTTGGAGCActttttcttcttaaaatatttacaaacgtTTGTGGAATTTCCTGATGTAAAGCTTGTTTATCTGTTGCTTTCATTGGAAATAAATTGAAGAAGTAGTAAGTTTGTGTATGTCATTTGTAAGTAGAAGGATTAAAAACAATGATATGCTAACTAGTACTAATTACTTattttgcaaatttaaaaaaaaacatccactaaaCGGAAAAAAATGAATTGACTCAATAGTAGTAACTATTACTTCAGTTGATGTGACAAGAATATCATAATTAGTATaatacaataatcaacattgcatgaataaagaaaattatgttagctgaacaaaatattgttactaAGAAGAACTAAAAAACAGTTGTTGAGACAactcaaagttcttactgcatcaagttgccttatttttttatgttttctcaacaatttattttttacagtgcagacgtGACGGGAATATacattgaatataaataaattatattaattatataataaatatatttaataatattaaattacataaaataattaaaaggacaaatgctGGACGCTTTGGCCATGGGGGGTGGTTAGTAGCAAGTAACATGCTATTAGGTTTTGTTGCTGCTAGATGGCGATCTTGGATAATAAGAAGCTCACCACCAATAGGAGTTTGTCAGAGTCCTAACTGGGCTCACTTTCTGTTCTAATGTCCCGCATCtgtctttaattatattaatCTGTATCCATATTCTACTGCATCCCCGAATATTACACagcaccaaaaatgtaaaaacatagattcaatatattttatatgtttttgtcCACAGCCGACCGCAACTCGCCGTGACGGAGATTTCCGAGCCTGTGTGCTCCAATGAGATGTGCTCTCTTCAGCGCTCACCATGACAATGAGACTCACAGCAGTGACGTCGCATTGTAAACATTTGCATCTGCATTTCTATAAAGCTCGTCGGTTCTCTGTCAGTTTTGTCAGTTCGCTCggtgttgctgtttgtacttgaCCAAGGTGAGTTCAATACCTGACGGTACGAGTGGAGCCACGCCAATCTCACGAAGTCCGCTTCGTGAAGCTTCACTCGGGCCCGTCTGTGCTGTAGTTCCTTGCGGTTTGCGTACATAAACGCAATATCGCGAAGAATATTACGTGTTTGTTGCTCGAAATGTGCCGCCGAGCAACATTCCAGTGAACACTGGCACGGACTGGCGCCCGGTTAGCTCGTGCACTCCCTGGGGCGAGGCGGCTTGTGAACCCTAGGCAGGGATCAATACAAGCCGTGAGGACCCTCAGGGAAACACGGGAGGCCGGTAGTGGGACCCCGCTGCGAGGGTTATGGTGGGTGGGAGCAGCGAGGCCCACTCatcgtctattttaaactatagtttcaaactttagtttactatagtttaaaatagaaaccatggtaactgtaatgttttaactatgtctggctgttgtaatgttttgctttgtttttcagctGAGTTGTTGAGCAAAGGGACTATTGAAGACAACCGTTGAAGACAACCTCGGGTTATATTCACGAGCGCGCGCATTATAATGTTTCCGTGCTGTTTTCTGAAAGTTTATCTTGTTTAGATAAGTTTGCAggtcaaacaaaataaactataatCTTTCTACACACCTGTCTCGTGTTTTATTTGTCCTCTACAGCAATACACAGTCATATAAGTCTGTTGAATGCATTTGTA
This genomic window contains:
- the LOC130235169 gene encoding uncharacterized protein LOC130235169; translated protein: MSFTMPLLLRVIISSTEARRVQLPEVPESVESLINILQEKLQIQGQFSLKFEDADFGNALCNLSDISELPSEKAVLHIQWCKSSAYETSSLPSVSSLDTASLDSSEESLPSTSGSMQNYLRTASEWPSPFPIPALSFDVELKLRRGNEAFEKTKIGIDVTRDMKIEILDKIVQTVFDIKAYPDNQEIESIASALVFKYPCLKEPGKGKGFEGWLISIKNKLNNYRAKLREAGCNEVIVNRKRNDGASGRRSFTLKKAKRGEVNHVPEHPCNHTDTSLEEQRIILVEETKKARRDMATISEKMELTFSLRRKEMVQEQPMIVEVQERWPALFFQEQICEEFFRITNKDLLGVFMAATDKYTPKLLKLYRARKGAFGHEMEELLERLDERTTEIVNHRRTAALEGLPLFLREKQTNLFKICKETEDGTKGVSVGILYVTDDDTRAASPVIQNIAVVLEEVVVLEDIPDTSSAVAYLFGLLYALNFSYPKELRYTFDTLQNVFMELGTGCTQRVLSLKNKMLN